A window of Epinephelus moara isolate mb chromosome 15, YSFRI_EMoa_1.0, whole genome shotgun sequence genomic DNA:
CTCTTAGCTTCTTTTTGAATAGTCTGTAACGTTTCCTCAAATGGCTTTGGTAACGGCGCTACGAAGACTGGCTCACGTAAGGTTACGAGAATATTCGTGGAGGACGGCGGCAGTAACTTCCACTGCCTGGCTGACTGGTCAGAGGAGTTTCACCACCGGCACACAGCCTCTGAGGTGAGTAACTCCACTTTCAAATTACTGCTCAAAAGCATGCCAGTGTTTGTACCTAACTGAACTGGTCAGGAAGTTCATGTGTGGCTTGTTTGCACGCTTCATTTAGGAAACAGGGAGTTATCTGTGACCTTTGCAATCGGCACACACCTGGCAGCAATCAGGTATTCAATGAGGACGTTTTGTTACGGCCATTGCTGTTTGCTTTGCTGGGGTCGAGCTGTACCTCTAAATGAGACCCTGTGCAGGAAACGCCAAACATTTAATTTAGGTTTTAACTTTTtgaattgtgtgttttgtgtccgCGGCTGGTCCTCCAGTAGCACCACTAACGGTAATGCCAGTGGTGAGACCAGTCTGACCATTACTACAGTACAATAGCCTTGAGGTTACACTGAAATGCACTGCTGATTCACTTGGCCTGTAGCCTCTAGTGTGGGTTGTGTCAATATTTAGTGTGTTGCATCACTCAAGTGTCAAATTTGTGAATGGAGTTTGATgggttttttaaagaaaaatcaacaaaaatacTTGCAGCAATAATGATAGGCTGCTTTGGATTTTTattaaatagtgaaaatgtGAGATTTAAGGGTGTGAAACTTATAGTGTGTATGCCACAAAATAGCTGCAGAGAAGCAGTTTTAAGTGTCAGgatctctctttttttggttgAACCTTGGATGAAGTGAAGACTGAGGCAAAAGTGATGCATCTCAGGTGCAAGGCTTTGCCCAAGGCTTGCTTCTCAGGGTTAGACAACTTGTTGAATTGCACAATCCTGCACTGGCCTTAAACTGAATACCCTGTCCCTGTGGGCTCACGTCAGGCACACATGGCTGGCCCTGACCCTCTTGTAACTATCGTGTCGAAAAATCCACTTGTGTGATCAAAGTTTCATGGACAGATTTCCAAGtcccatgtttgttttgtctcaaGAGGTTATGTAGTGCAGGAGGTGGTATGGAGTTTGATGATTGACATATTTTTAAAGCAGATTATACATGGTTCCCTCTGGTCCTGAGATTTTTCCAGGAGGTCATTGAGTTCAATACTTGTGGGCAGGGAAATGAGAGAATTTCATAGGTTTGTTGAGAGTGTCGGAAATGTTATAAATGGGGTCACTTAACAGGAATAATGTGTACTATGATTCtcgtttttattttattgttaattgTGAAGGTGAGCAGTCTCTGAAAGGGCTCACTGCTCCATCTTCTTAGCTCTGTGCTCcaattttgtaaaaatgttatgCTCAGTGATATCAAAGTTAACAGCACCTTTCCCACTTAATTTTTTCaaatactatttaaaactgGAAAAGCTGAAATGGGTTGGCATCTTAATTTGATGCCCATTTTGATATTCACACAGGTGTAAGAGCGCAGAGGGTTTATTATGTATTGATTGCACCCAGGATAAGAACAATTTTGgagatgtgtgtttgaatcACTGTCCTTGACTCTAACTACTGTATTTGAGCCAAATCCCCTTGTCACAGTTTTTGGATTTCTACCAGATAAAATAACTTGTGGGTAGCACATCTTGTGATTTTACTTCAGTAGAAGACAGTTGCAGATCCCAGACATCCCCAGTGCCATATTGTCATGcctaaaactgaaaaaagataAGCATCAGAAGGGTCAGAGAAAAAGTTTCATAAGGATTGGGGTTCATTTCTAACCGCTTTTTGCTCACCCTTCCACATTAGCTTCTGAATAGTGCAGTATTATCTTCTGTATTCTTTGTTCCAGGATGTCTGGCCCCTAAAATGTGATATAATGCTCtcttatattatatttattatacaaCCTATTTATTTGCTCCTGACCTGGGGCTGGAGCTGGCAAGGGTAGCATGTCTGCTTTCTACTGCgttttgaaattgaaaataaaattggggttaaaaaaaaaaaacttggaaaGAACATTAACTGCAGTTAAACGTGACCACTTGACCGGTGACGCTAAGCAGATTAAGAACATTTCCCCTTGGCCTTCTTTATGCTGAACAGAAACATTCATTGACTGCACAATGGACAAATGTCTCATTCAACACTGTTGAATGAGGCATGTTGCCAAACAATCTGTAAAATTCATTGTCTTTATGTGTAGGTTATGTAGTGACAGATAAACAGGGGCTTAGTGTGGTTTTTGACGAGTTCCTTTCCATATGCCGAACATTAACATTGGAATTGCGCTGTATAATAAAACTCaatcacactgacatttttaaaatgatgtatCACTCTAGATTGTCTCACAAGAGACCTAAATCACTAATTTTATCAAGTTTAATTCTGACATTATTCATGATATAATATATCATAATATTTTCATAGGTGTAtgacaaaaatgttgaaattacaCCTTTCATTTGGTGAGACTTtagtccatttgtttttttttcctgatgggTTAGAAGGGATCATTAATTTTTAGCTGGTTGCTATCTTCTAATTTAGAAGCTGGGTTGGCCTTAAATATTCAGGGCTGGAGAGCTCATTGCAAAAATGTAAGACTGTCAGGAAAAGTTCGACTGTAGATGGAACTCGGCCATAGAAAGCAACGCCTGCTGCTACACATgaatatcattttattttaatgtacgTCATAATTCTTCTTCTTGAGTTAGTTTTATAGAGCTCCTTTACTCGATATCAGGCATGTCTGTTGTCCGGCCTCTGCGCCCATTGCGGCCTGCGTCTTGTCTTTTGAAATATATTATGTGGCCCACCACACAATATTGGTTAATCAAGCAAGTTCTCTATATTTTTTTCCGTTCACCTCACGATTTCAAGACTATCATATAGTTTGTAGACATGCTCCAAGTCGTCGTAACTACGCAGGTAGTATTAATGTGTTTGCATAAACAGAGGGTAAACAAGTGGTTACCtagcagcagacatttcctgtgGGGTAACAGACATGACCAAAGCAAAGAAGCATTAAGTCGAAAGCAAGGGCCACTGCTTACAGGAGCAGCTGTGATAAGTTGAATACTTTTTTACTGAAAGGTGAAAAAGTCACGTTTGTCTCATTACTATGtggtttttctgttgttgttttttttgtttgttttttataaccCACATGATGCGAAAAGCAGATgccccccaggtattttcacattatttaatCTGGCCTCCATTCATACAAATATATATGAAGACAAggctattttttgtttttgtttgtttgttttattttgtacagatTTTACCATGTATGTATGTAGTTTTAATGATTAATTGTTGATCATATAGCTGCAGACTATTTTTCTGTTCTCACCTCATAGTTTCAGCTCTGGAATTGTTCACAATCATAAGCTACGATATTTTTGTCTGAAGAATTTATCTCACTTATACTTCACTTAAAGGGGGGATGATGGGGGCACATGTGTATCTGTTTGAGTTAAACCACAAAGTCTTAAAAAATTAAGCATTTCTACAAATTTGGTATAATATGGGAATTAATTGTGCTCGTATAAATAAACAAGACAGTAAAAAATTACACTGTGTTTCCTCACGCTGAGATTTTGAAGCACTTTGGcagcaatctggaaatccatcggtaaaaaacaaaacaataaaaaaattattattttttcttcctttcctctacaatgtaaattgcagaatctgtcttgagagattacttTGGCAGTTGTTAAACTGAGTGTAGTGTTGAGCTGTGGCCACTAGAGGGAGTGAAGTGTCGTGGAAATACTCATGGCTGTGATTAAAAATGAGTCAGTTTTTGTGTGTAGATAATGGTAaactaaaactgtgtgtttgtgtgtgtgtgtttcagggcaGACAACAAGGTGACGGTCCACTTCATCAACAGAGATGGGGAGAAGATCACAGTGAAGGGGTCGCCTGGAGACTCACTGCTAGATCTTGTCATCAATGAAGACCTCGACTTTGATGGCTTTGGTATGTAAG
This region includes:
- the LOC126402055 gene encoding adrenodoxin-like, whose amino-acid sequence is MALVTALRRLAHVRLREYSWRTAAVTSTAWLTGQRSFTTGTQPLRADNKVTVHFINRDGEKITVKGSPGDSLLDLVINEDLDFDGFGACEGTLACSTCHLIFDEDVYKTLGPVTDEEMDMLDLAYGLTDTSRLGCQICLTKSLEGMVARVPESVADIRQSKDGSS